In Glycine max cultivar Williams 82 chromosome 10, Glycine_max_v4.0, whole genome shotgun sequence, the DNA window tagtaTTTCGGGAAAAATAATTGCATATATATTTCAGGATACTATTTGCATCTAAATTAGAAAGTCGATTATAACAATAAATGGCCCAGCCTACCCAACCAATGACTTTCTTACTattatcaacacaaaaacatttgATGTAGCTGAAGCCaaatcatttttcttcctttctttacGGTTTTCAGTTGCAAGACGATTCCATATCAATCTTGATTCCCCTCATCTTGTTTTCGGTAACGCTTCTAAATTCAGACTCCTGCTCAGGTTCTGGTACATGGAATGCTCAGAAAACAGCCTGAAAAGACCGATGATCACCCTAAAAGAACAACTTGGgtgcaagagagagagagagagtaacaAGCCAAGAAGCAAAGAAGTAATGCATGAAAATAACAAGTTTGACCAGGAAAACGATTAGGTCGAACAGCCCTCTAAACGTTAGGTCAAACAAGTTTGACTGGAAAAAGGTGGGCCACTTGGGAAAATGAGGTTGATGCTTAGCATAGACTAACGGTACCAATGAGGGTCCTAGCTACAACATTATGATTTTCgacccaaaaacaaaatttacaacAGCATGAGACCATGACAtgcatttttaaatgtttatccGGGTCAAGGCTTAACATGTTTGGTTTACCAAATAGACAAAGTTAATCGATGTTGTGAACTTCTATCATCTTCTCAGGAATCAGGGTAAAAAATAAACGCATCACTCCATTCAACAATTTGGTGAGTGTGAAATCAATTTAAAGCATTCCTAGGTATCCAATTCATGTGAGCTTATGAATGACAGATATAGATGCCATTTATGTTCACAGTGCAGAATTGCAAACAGGAATAACTGATTACAAAATTCAATTACCTCCACCAAAGTGGTTCCTCCATTGTTGTGTAAAGCATAAACACGGCATGCATCCTATAAATTTTTTAGGTTTGGCAAGCCAATGATATTCAAAGGTGTCTTCCCTTGATTACCCTTTGCACTACCAGATGCCTGGCCAGCAGAGCCCTTCCCATGTGCTGCCTCAGTTGCAgccattgatttttttatctgcCAAACcaagataaacaaaatcataataatCACCATCATCacattaataataacaaaaatagaacTATACATTTACCAAAAATaggataagaaaataaaataaacacaggCAAAGCAAGGTTACTGCAAAAAGTCTACCAACAAATCTTCATGCTAGCAGAAATGTGCAATCACAAGAAACACAACTAACATACAACATAACTACCATTataagaagagaaagagagaccAAAACTTACAACTGTTAGACGCTCTTTGTGAATATCACTTGTAGTCTGGAAAACCATCACAAATTACATACCAAGAATATGAAATTCGAAAGAGCataaatcaatcaataaaaactTACACACAAAGATACAACAGAGATTTCGATAATTCTTACCGGTCTTCTGTAGCTTTTAATATCATCACCGCCAAACCCAAGAAGTGTCATATTCCAATTTTTCTCTATAAGATGGCAATAGAGTTAGGCATCAGCTGACAATAAAATCTGAGCACAGGATCTTACAAATAACTAACCAAGATGGAGCAGTATGTCCTTTGCTTCTAAAGTTGTTGATTTCCGATGCTTGGCTAATGAACAGCCAGACCTAGTTATctatttaaatagataaaataatggACATTACTGAAAACAATCTTATATgagtatatagaaaaaaaatcagaataagAGGATTATCTGAAAGAAGACCAAGAGCAATTTAGAACATGATTATTTCTAAACAAATTAATcatcatcacaaaataaaataaatcataggAAAGAGGAAATATAAAACAAGCCAATGACGATTAATTTTGGggcttaaattttatttttttatgatattttgggGCTAAATTATCAACAAACGAGTGAAAAACAAACTGATaatcattaatcataattaatcatCTTCATTACAAGCATGtccttttttctctctaaaaccATGTCTTTAAAAGCCAATACAAACTACAGTTTACATATAAAAACACGACAGAGATAAGAAGGAAATCGATTACACTAGGTGAACATCCATGTAATTCTGAAAACTTAAACCAACATCCAACCATTGATTTTACATTCCTAATGGctcaaaataatgtaatttaatgAAAGGGAGAATAGTGAAGCCTAACATTTATAAGGAGAGACCGGAGAAATATAACTCCAATGAAAagcaatatttttgttattaactttaatcaataatttaaaaataatgttattcaaaCTATATGAATGTATAATGTtcataaaaatttgtaatttttcataagtaaatgtaattattaaattttaaatataataaaatggtTGTGAattcaatgatatttttgtttatttgtaaaTCGTAATTCATTAAAACTACAACATtcgtaattaaaaataaaatatggatacAGCATACTTCAAAGATGAGCATAGTatttagtatttaatatttaaatataaaatacttcCTTTGTCCTTAAAAATAAgacttttttaactaatttacacTCTTTAAGAAAGTTTAGTTAGTAACATTAAATTTGTTGGCAATTTGTATTAGTTTTCCAAAATTATCCTTAAAATTATTGGGACTCATCATCTCTTTCTACTCACTTAATTACTTtttacctaattaattaatgtgtgttacccttctccttctcctccaATCTTTATAAGAGAGAGAAtgcatttattaataattagggtattttgataaaaataataataataattaatgcaaaAGACAACATGAAAAGACACTTATAAAAAGGGACAAATAAATTTGAGAAGAGTCTTATTTTTAGGGACAAAGGTAGTAATAAATAACTTGAGCAAAAATATCCAAAtaaactttgaaattttttaaactttcaatataaaaaagtatatgtTGAGCTTAGGGTTGTTAAAATAAtctgaaaaaattattacagtatattatttttaaaaattaacattcaGAATGAATAATCAAAATctctttattaaaattatatatgattattcTATCTACTTATTAATgcaataaaaagtaataaactaataatgagAGTTCACTATTCTTTCTCTAATAAATTAGATGATTTAGAGCCATTACCATTAGATTACAATCAATAGTATCTCCTCCCACACATGCATGAACACAAGCATGCATATATATGGCCATCTTCCAGCCAAAAGAAACCATAGCTAAGTTCAGTCTGTGAAACCCATTGATTGAGATTCAGATTAccataatattaattacttcaacccaggagaaaaacaaaatagtaaACTATACAAAATGCATGTCCACAGCAAGCCtttatctaattattattaaacataGCAGAACCAGACTGATTTTCAATTAATAACTAACCATTTCTGAACATTAGTATATGCAGTAATAATTGCTGATATAAAATATACCAAAAGAATTAGAATCAAATAACAAGTACAAGCAATGGAAAAAGAATGTCCAACAATCAGAAAGATGGCAGAAGAAAACCTCTCAATATATGTTCTCTACTTTCAGATCCAACTTAGAAGACACGCTAAACAAAAAagcataataataaacaaaacaaaaaggcaTTACACAAATTAGGGAGGTATATTGAAAACcaaaatattatgcttagaaatCATTAAATACAGTAGCTCAtggttcaaaataataaatgagataGTAAAAACAACTTTGATtacaaaaaacatatatatcaacacaaaataaaagataaattttatcgACATGCAAAAAGTGAACAATCCCATCAGCCCAgtgaacaaaataaaacaaaatgaaaatactcaCAGACTCTAGAAAATTTTCTGCAATATCTACAAGAATGTCTGCAACTTCAGGCTCCAACTTCTCCAATGGATCTACCTGCATATAAAGCAAAATGTAAATATAGGACAAGAAACAAACATATTTCAGGAAACTAGGGCAGTTACAAGCTTGCAGAATCATAGCAAAATTGTAAACTTTGAAATGCCTCATGCCATATTGCATTTGATAAGCAAGGTCAAGGTGTAAAAATAATAGAGCTGTATTTTTGCAGGAAAAAAGTGCTTAAGGAATCATCCATTGAGCAACAGAAAGGAACGGCAACTGAAAGCAGTATAATAGTTTCAGCCACTGGTATGATAACCATAAAACACAACCAAAAGAGGATAAATAAATAGCACACACAAATACAGTGGCATGTTTTTCAGCTGAATTTTTGCACAATAATTAACTCTTTCTTTAAAAGCTCTCGGTCTCAGGAAGttacaaaatgaaattattttctcaaaataagCTACTCCAAACACACTAGGTTAGGCCAATGACATCAAAATAATCAACCTACAGGTAAACTCATAAATCCAGTAATCCAAATCATTAGTTATTTGCATCTGGAAAACATTATTCAGTTATTGTTTCTACATTTTTCTCACACATCTCAAACACTCAATTAGTAAGATTAAGAGTATTTATTGAAGTTTGTGCATTcattaaaaatacttaaaaaataatactcttATTTTAAGTGTGAGAGGAAGTGTACAAGAGTAGCTGTAGGTCTGTAGCAATACTCTTTATTACCAAtagattcaaattcaaattgccAGGAAAGCAGGAACAAACCCAGAAGCCCAAAAAAATGTCAGAAGCTTTGAAGGAGAAACAGAGATGGCTGTAAACAGGATAGAGACAGAACACGGACACAGAAGCTTTGAACTCTTCTCTGCAATGCAATCTTTCCCAAACCATGAACCCAGCTGCAATAAATGTGTCCAGATTGGGAAAGATTGCATTGCAGATCCAGTCTTACAAGCATGATTGGTTATTTCACTCAGATCACACAGTTGCAATCCAAAGTGTGATCCAATGCAGACAGGGCAATGGAACTTGAAGAATATAGTGATCCTATGAGTATGATCACAATATTGATAACAACGCTAAAAACTAACAAGCATTTTTAccataaaaaatttagagaagTGAGCAAACattctataacaattaattacGTTAAATTCCATGTATACTTTAGTAGCACAACatcccataattttttttttattttaaaaaaaggtgtCTAGCATGACTTTCATTTGGATGGGTCAAAACAAATAGTATAGAAAGAAAACAGATCTTAACAAAACAGTTATTTACTAAGAGAATATAGAACCTGCGAATCTAAATTACTAGCTAAAGCCATGGTTACACCCTACCATAGTTCCATTTAGACTTCAGTACATTATGATGGACTCAAACCTAAATGGTTCCAAGTCCCAATACAACTTTTACAACATACCACAAACTCTGAAGTTATCTAAGTAGCAATAAGCACTTGTAAGCCACCATCCAATTCCTTACATGTCTGATATGGAACCGGGGTATCAGAAAATTTCATAAATGGACCTTTAGGAGAAATAATGAAATTCTTTTGAATTTCAACAGGCAACTAGAATGAGAactaataaaaatgattaatgcaaGCCCTCtacatgttaaattgattttctttCATTAGGAAGTTCCTACAAGAGACCTCCAGCATTCCTACTTGGGCAGCAAAATCTAGAGAGTTCCACATGTGTTTATTAACAATAAGTGCTGGAAAATAGAATATAAGCCCAGAAAATCTTCTATGGAACACAAGAGAGTAGCATAGTTCACCTGATTGACTAGCTCATGGATACTTCTTTTGCTGAGAATACTATTAGAAGATTCATCAGTATCTGTGTTTGTTAATCTACTTCGAGTCCCTGGTTGAGCTGCACTAGATTGTGCTGCCACAAGAGATGAAGGTTTCTGATTTCCTGGCCCGTGTACCCTCATAATCTGTGGCTGATGAGGTACATGTAGAGGAGCCCTGGGTGGCAGAACTTGTTGCCCAAAATGCTCCTGCGATTGATTAGCCAGCAAAGGTGTTGGTGTGGATTGCTGCTGCAGAGGAATATGTGGCCTTTGCTGCATGGATTGTGGGTTCAATTGCTGCCTATAAGCTGCGGATGGCAAAGGAGGCTTCCCTTGTGGCCCAGATGACAACCATGGCTGATTAAGTGACTGCATGCTTAGTGATGAACTCGGAGACGGAGTAGCAGGTGATCCCACTGATGAGGATCTCATAAGTCCATGCCCTTGAAAACTCTGAAGAAAATGTAACAAATTACAAAATCTCCTCCCTTTTTTCCTCAAAATATGCATGTTGCATGCAAAGAACAAGCATCACACATAAAATTGAGCAAACCTCTCAAGTATAGGTAACAATTGAAATTAAGAAATGCTCAATATATTTACAATCTTACACACATACAAATCACAATGGCACAATATGGATCACAGTacttgtataaataaataaataaatacagagAAATTTTAACTGGTATATTCCTTCACCACCCCTAAACTAGGAAGAACCCCCTTACTCATTGCAGAACCAAAGAAGTGCACTCAATGGTCCCACATGGCCACATAAGAGTTGATAAACAAATACAACTCAGTCGTCTCAAGTCTCAACCAGTCCCAGATGAGTTTTGATTTTACAGCCTCATGCAGAAGGCAAACAAGTAAAATTCCACCAATTTATAGAAAGCACCCAAACTATACTTCCAAAGACATCCAACCCCAGCTTAATTCTAGTGGCACAATGGGTTTTAAAATATGGTCCGCAACCTGATTTCAACCGCAACATCAAGGTTATTGGCATCTCTACGACAATAACACAATCACCATTGTGGTCACATGGGCCGCATTTGCCCACAATCTTTTACATTGCGATGAAACTGcaactgcaatttaaaaccttgaacAGCACAAACCCTCTAACTAGGCcaagcataaaaaaaatgcagaagtGATAAAAAGCACACAACAAGCAAAGTCATAGCATTCACACTAACTTGTGAACCAGCCGGTTGATTATTCGGTGCAGAGGGTGGTGGAGGTCTAAGCGACGATTGCACGGGTCTCTGTTGATGTGCACCGATTCCACTTGGCCGCATTTGAGACCCTAACATCCCCGTTCCTTGCACCGGCGTCCTCACCTAAACGTAGTCACATTCATACACAAACAATTGAACTAGTTAAAAAGCATGAAAAAAAGTAACCACATTcatactcaaaattcaaaataatttccaaTGCCAAGCATTACTTGAGAGGTGCTTGAATTGGAGGTAGATTCAGCGACGTTGACTCCGGTTCGACCCAACCCCCCAAAATGTTGACCGAAGGAGGACGAAAACGGAGGGGAGGGGCTCTGGTGGTGCGCGGGCACACCGATCGCCATGCCGCCCCGCGGCGGCGGGGCGGCGCCGGGAGCGGAGGAAGGCGGAGAAGGGGAGGAGTAGTGCGGGAACTGCGGTTGCGATGGCGGCGACAAAGCGCGGTTGAAGGGCTGGGGAGGCGTGGGAGTGGTAGTGGGAGTGGGAGTGGGGGGTTTGGGGCTCGGGGCTTGAATTGGGCCCGGGCCAGGGGCAGGGctggggttagggttagggcta includes these proteins:
- the LOC100781682 gene encoding transcription initiation factor TFIID subunit 12; this encodes MDPQAPATATTARSAAAEPSQSQPPKPSPPLPLPPPSTSSTPPISAPPQPPPNTNPSPNPNPSPAPGPGPIQAPSPKPPTPTPTTTPTPPQPFNRALSPPSQPQFPHYSSPSPPSSAPGAAPPPRGGMAIGVPAHHQSPSPPFSSSFGQHFGGLGRTGVNVAESTSNSSTSQVRTPVQGTGMLGSQMRPSGIGAHQQRPVQSSLRPPPPSAPNNQPAGSQSFQGHGLMRSSSVGSPATPSPSSSLSMQSLNQPWLSSGPQGKPPLPSAAYRQQLNPQSMQQRPHIPLQQQSTPTPLLANQSQEHFGQQVLPPRAPLHVPHQPQIMRVHGPGNQKPSSLVAAQSSAAQPGTRSRLTNTDTDESSNSILSKRSIHELVNQVDPLEKLEPEVADILVDIAENFLESITRSGCSLAKHRKSTTLEAKDILLHLEKNWNMTLLGFGGDDIKSYRRPTTSDIHKERLTVIKKSMAATEAAHGKGSAGQASGSAKGNQGKTPLNIIGLPNLKNL